GTACGGTCAGGATGTGGGAATTCCCCATGACCGAAGACGACATGGCCCAGATCTGGAATCCTTTGCTGGAGAAGTTCAACGCTGAGTATCCGGACATCGAGGTCAACATCGAAATACTGCCCTGGGGTGGCCGGCGGGAGAAGATGCTCACCGCCTACGCTGCCGGCGAAGCGCCCGACATGGCCTACGTCAACATTGACACCATGTCTCTCTTCGGCACCAACGGCGTGCTCATGCCCCTGGACGACATGATCCCAGCCGAGATCTGGGACGACATGTCCGGCGACCTGATCGAGGGTCTCACCTGGGAGGGGGAGCGCCTGATGTTCCCCTGCTTCATCTACTACTACGGGCGTCTCTACAACAAGGGCCTCTTCGAGGAGGTCGGGCTGGACGTGAATACGCCGCCCGCCACCTGGGATGACATGCGTGCCTATGGAGCGGCCGCCAAGACCAAGGACTACTTCCTCACCAACCTCAGCACTATCGCCTGGGACACCGAGATGATCACCACCCTCTGGCAGGCCGGCGGACGCCTGTTCAACGAGGACTTCACCAAGGTACAGCTGGACACCGATGCCGCCTACGACACCTGGAAGTTCGAGGCGGACATGTTCCAAAACGGCTGGGTGCCCAAGGAGGGAGCAGTCGGCTCCGAGGCTGAGGCATCCGGAGTGGCGGCGACCGACTACTGGATCACCGGCAAGCAGATTCTGAGTCACGCTAGCACCGCCCTGATCGCCACGAACACAAGGAACCAGGCGCCCGAGATCGATTTTGGCTTGTGCCCCACACTTAAGTACAAGAGGCAAGTCGTTCTCTCTACTGGTGCTTGCTGGGGTGTATTCAAGAACCGCCCGGCGCTTGATCCGGTAGCGAAGTGGCTGCTATGGCTTATCGGCCCGGAACCACAGGGATTCTACTGCTCGGTCACCAACAACGTTCCGGGTAGGCTCTCTGCCATGCCCTATTGGGAAGTTGACGAGACCATCAGGGAGTTTAGCGAGCTGCACCTGCCCTATGGTGAGCTCAACGGCGACGCTACGCACTACTGGCAGGAGGGCAAAGTCATCTGCGCTCCTCATCGGCAAGCTTCCGCCCTGGGGCTGGTGAGCGTGGAGGAAGCGCTAGCGGCGGCCCAGGCCGAGTTCCAGGCGGCCATTGACGAGGCGCTCGCCTAGCCACCCGGCGTGGCCCTGAGCCCATGCGCGACCGTGGCCTGCCCAACCGGGCCACGGTCGCTGTCTGCAATGCGCCATCGGCGCAGGTTCGTATCCATAGAGGCAGGAGCTGAGCAAGACATGAAAGCACTGCGCGTGGGTCTCGTAGACCTCGATACCTCGCACCCGGAGAACTGGGTGCCCATCTTGCGTGAGCTGGGACACCAACTCGTCGGTGTCTTCGACGGAGGAACGGTCTGGCCTGAAGGCCACGCTGCCAGGTTCGCGGAGCGCTTCTCCATACCCAGGGTCCATGGTTCGCCAGAGCAGATGGTCGATGACGTGGACCTAGCCATCATCCACAGCGTCAACTGGGACGTGCATGTGTCGCGGGCTCAACCCTTCGTCCAGGCAGGCAAGGCCGTCCTCATCGACAAGCCCATCGTAGGTAACCTCCGGGATGCGTACACGCTGCTTGATTGGGAGCGCCAGGGCGCCCGGATCAGCGGTGGATCCTCCGCCCGCTTCGCCCGCCAGGCACGCGACTATCTGTCCCAAGACGTCGAAGAGCGAGGCGAGCCCCATGTGGCCTTCCTGGCCAACGGAGTGGATGAGTTCAACTATGCCATTCACGCCTATGCCGGCCTCGTCGCTATCATGGGCCCGGGCGTGCACGGGGTGCGGACCCTTGGCACGGCGAGCGAGCAGATGCAGGTGGAGGTGCGCTGGCCCGATGGCCGGCGTGGGCTGCTCTCCGTAGGACGCACCGAGCGTCACCTGCCCTGCGCCGCCCTCGTCGTCAGCAACCGATCAATCAGCCAGTTCACCGTGGGCGGCACCGGTGGCTACAACTCACTGCTCGAGGCTCTGCTGCCCTACTATGCCGGCGAGGCACCAGCGCCCTTCTCGGTCAGGGACCTCCTCGAGCCGGAACTGACGGCCATGGCGGCCCGGGAGTCGCTCCGTAGCGGCGGCCACTACGTGCCACTGACTGACCTGCGTCTGGACGATCCGGGCTACGACGGGGCGTCCTTCGCCGCCGCGTATCGTCTCGACCGGCTGGCCCGGGCTGCACGCGCGGCCGAACCATCGGAGAGACAGCCCGGACGTTGAGGACATTGAGGAGACCCTGATGAAGCAGGTGTTCCGCAACAACCGCGGTCAAGTCTACGTCAAAGAGGCCCCCATGCCCCGGCTCGAGGGCAGCGGAGCCATCGTGCAGACGATCTGTTCCGTGTTCGGCGAGGGTTCCGAGCTGGGCGGGGTACGCCAGATGAGGCGGGCCATCGAGGCCGGCCAGGCACCGGAGGAACCCCTCCAGGAACGTCCCATGTCCTACCAGTCCTGCGGCCGCATTGTAGAACTGTCCCACGACCTGAAGGACCTGTACTCCGTGGGAGACGTGGTCGCCTGCGCTGGAGCTGGATTTGGGCACCACGCCGAGTACGGCTACGTCCCCAAGAATGCTATGGCCCGGGTGCCGGAAGGCGTCACGCCGGCGGAGGCCGCCACCTGCAACGTGGGTCTCACCGCTCTCCACTGCATCCGCCGAGCCGGGCTGGGGCCCGGCGAGACTATGGCGGTGATCGGGCTGGGAGTCCTGGGCCAGATCCTGACCCAGCTCGTCTACTCCTGCGGCGGACGAGCGATTGGCACCGACCTGTACCCCCTGCGGCGGCAGAAAGCCGCCGCCCTGGGTGCCGAGCTGGTGGTAGACGCCAACACAGGCGACCTGGCGGCAGAGGTGGCCGCTCTCACGGGCGGGCTGGGGGCCGACTACGTGGCCGTCTGCGTGGGCGGGCGCAACAAGGCGGTGAACCACCTGGCCGTGAGGACGGTGCGCTACAGCGGAGTGGTGCTCATGATCGGAGGCGCCGTGAACGTGGACTTCTCCGACGCCCCGCCCGATGCCAGCCCCCACATCAAGGAGATAGACCTACGCTGGGTGTACGGCCGGGGCCCGGGCAGTCGAGAGGGCGATTGGTACGCCCAGGGCTTGCACTACCCCCGTCGCTTCGTCCGCTGGGACGCCCAGAACAACCTGGAGGCTCTACTGCACCTGCAGGCCACCGGTAGGCTGAGGGTGGAGCCGCTGCTGACCCACCGCTTCCCGGTGGACCAGGCGAGGGAAGCGGCCGACCTGCTCATTGACCGTCCGGATCAGGCATTGGGCGTCGTGCTGGAATACGGCGCCGACGAGTAGAGGAGCCTGCCATGAGGAAGACCGACGTTAGCGTCAGAGAGGCCGAGCTGTTCCTGGTGGAGATGCCGCCGGCGCGAGCCACGCTCAAGTTCGGGGCCGCCACCCGTAGCTCGGACAGGCCGTCGAGACCTCAGCGCGGCTTCATCCCCCATGTGCGGGTGCGGGTGGAGAACGGCGCCGGGCGCTCTGCCTATGGCTGGGGCGCTATCCCCATCGGCGTGCAGTGGAGCTGGCCCGTCAGCCAGGCCACCGATCAGATGCGCTCCGACGCCATGGTGCAACTGATGCGGGAGTTCTGCCGCCTGGCCACCGACACCAACCCGTCTGGGCATCCGCTGGACGTCTTCGGCGACCTGGAGGGCGAGCTGGCTTCTCTTTCGAGCAAGGCCTGCGCCACCGTGGGCCTGAACGAGGACATGCCCTACCTGGCCGCCCTCATCTCGCTATCGCCTCTCGATGCAGCTATCCACGATGCCTTCGGCATGGTCAACGGCATAGACACCTACCACGGTTACGGCCCCGACTTCATGCCCGACCTCAG
The nucleotide sequence above comes from Anaerolineae bacterium. Encoded proteins:
- a CDS encoding extracellular solute-binding protein, which codes for MRTSKLWSRRSLLQTGALMTGATVLAACAGATPAAVTVPEATAVPEEKAPAAAAVSGTVRMWEFPMTEDDMAQIWNPLLEKFNAEYPDIEVNIEILPWGGRREKMLTAYAAGEAPDMAYVNIDTMSLFGTNGVLMPLDDMIPAEIWDDMSGDLIEGLTWEGERLMFPCFIYYYGRLYNKGLFEEVGLDVNTPPATWDDMRAYGAAAKTKDYFLTNLSTIAWDTEMITTLWQAGGRLFNEDFTKVQLDTDAAYDTWKFEADMFQNGWVPKEGAVGSEAEASGVAATDYWITGKQILSHASTALIATNTRNQAPEIDFGLCPTLKYKRQVVLSTGACWGVFKNRPALDPVAKWLLWLIGPEPQGFYCSVTNNVPGRLSAMPYWEVDETIREFSELHLPYGELNGDATHYWQEGKVICAPHRQASALGLVSVEEALAAAQAEFQAAIDEALA
- a CDS encoding zinc-binding alcohol dehydrogenase, with product MKQVFRNNRGQVYVKEAPMPRLEGSGAIVQTICSVFGEGSELGGVRQMRRAIEAGQAPEEPLQERPMSYQSCGRIVELSHDLKDLYSVGDVVACAGAGFGHHAEYGYVPKNAMARVPEGVTPAEAATCNVGLTALHCIRRAGLGPGETMAVIGLGVLGQILTQLVYSCGGRAIGTDLYPLRRQKAAALGAELVVDANTGDLAAEVAALTGGLGADYVAVCVGGRNKAVNHLAVRTVRYSGVVLMIGGAVNVDFSDAPPDASPHIKEIDLRWVYGRGPGSREGDWYAQGLHYPRRFVRWDAQNNLEALLHLQATGRLRVEPLLTHRFPVDQAREAADLLIDRPDQALGVVLEYGADE
- a CDS encoding Gfo/Idh/MocA family oxidoreductase, coding for MKALRVGLVDLDTSHPENWVPILRELGHQLVGVFDGGTVWPEGHAARFAERFSIPRVHGSPEQMVDDVDLAIIHSVNWDVHVSRAQPFVQAGKAVLIDKPIVGNLRDAYTLLDWERQGARISGGSSARFARQARDYLSQDVEERGEPHVAFLANGVDEFNYAIHAYAGLVAIMGPGVHGVRTLGTASEQMQVEVRWPDGRRGLLSVGRTERHLPCAALVVSNRSISQFTVGGTGGYNSLLEALLPYYAGEAPAPFSVRDLLEPELTAMAARESLRSGGHYVPLTDLRLDDPGYDGASFAAAYRLDRLARAARAAEPSERQPGR